One stretch of Pseudomonas fluorescens Q2-87 DNA includes these proteins:
- a CDS encoding cobalt-precorrin-5B (C(1))-methyltransferase: protein MRDETAEQPAPLRSGLTTGSCATATSLAAARLLLAGTHADAVEIVLPKGKQVQMRLEFCRLTEQGAEAGTIKDAGDDPDVTHGALLFSQVRLIAEPGVRFLAGRGVGTVTRPGLVLAVGEPAINPVPRKMIGDHLGRLAEDNGYAGGFEVTVNVEGGEALALKTMNPRLGILGGLSILGTSGIVRPFSCAAYIASIHQGIDVATTNGYQHVAACTGNASEDTMRRVYNLPEIALIEMGDFVGAVLKHVRKVPVEKLSLCGGFGKISKLAAGHMDLHSRHSSIDLPQLAEWAAAIGADETLQQGIREANTSQQALAMASAAGIALGDAVCAHALAFARSVVPAQVQVEVFAIDRQGGIVGHAGSFQ, encoded by the coding sequence ATGCGTGACGAAACCGCCGAACAACCCGCCCCCCTGCGCAGCGGCCTGACCACCGGCAGCTGCGCCACCGCCACCAGCCTGGCGGCGGCACGCTTGCTGCTCGCGGGCACTCATGCCGACGCCGTGGAGATCGTCCTGCCCAAGGGCAAGCAGGTGCAGATGCGCCTGGAGTTCTGCCGGCTGACCGAGCAAGGCGCCGAGGCCGGGACAATCAAGGACGCAGGCGATGACCCGGACGTGACCCACGGTGCGTTGCTGTTTTCCCAAGTGCGCTTGATCGCCGAACCCGGGGTGCGCTTCCTCGCCGGTCGCGGCGTAGGCACCGTGACACGGCCGGGGCTGGTGCTCGCCGTCGGTGAGCCGGCGATCAACCCGGTGCCGCGCAAGATGATCGGCGATCACTTGGGCCGGCTGGCCGAGGACAACGGTTATGCCGGCGGTTTCGAGGTCACGGTCAATGTCGAGGGCGGCGAAGCCTTGGCATTGAAAACCATGAATCCGCGGTTGGGCATCCTCGGCGGCCTGTCGATCCTTGGCACCAGTGGCATCGTCCGACCGTTTTCCTGTGCGGCCTACATCGCCTCGATCCACCAGGGCATCGACGTGGCGACAACCAACGGTTACCAGCACGTCGCCGCCTGCACCGGCAACGCCAGCGAAGACACCATGCGCCGGGTCTACAACCTGCCGGAAATCGCCCTGATCGAAATGGGCGATTTCGTCGGCGCCGTGCTCAAGCACGTGCGCAAGGTGCCGGTGGAAAAGCTCAGCCTGTGCGGCGGTTTTGGCAAGATCAGCAAACTCGCCGCCGGTCACATGGACCTGCACAGCCGCCATTCGAGCATCGACCTGCCACAACTGGCCGAATGGGCAGCCGCCATCGGTGCCGACGAAACCTTGCAGCAAGGCATCCGCGAGGCCAACACCAGCCAGCAGGCCCTGGCCATGGCCAGCGCCGCCGGCATCGCCCTCGGCGACGCGGTATGTGCCCATGCCCTGGCCTTCGCCCGTAGCGTCGTGCCGGCCCAGGTCCAGGTCGAAGTCTTCGCCATCGACCGCCAGGGCGGGATCGTCGGTCACGCCGGAAGCTTTCAATGA
- a CDS encoding type II toxin-antitoxin system RelE/ParE family toxin has product MITLEEYLQDNDTSPFERWYSSLDARAAYKVSNALMRLEMGNTSNIKWFDGLGAYRINWGPGYRVYLTQEGKRLIILFGGGDKSTQRKDTKQAKKLIAEFRARKKTERNMR; this is encoded by the coding sequence GTGATCACACTCGAAGAATATCTACAGGACAACGATACAAGTCCATTCGAACGCTGGTATTCCAGTCTGGATGCCCGGGCGGCATACAAAGTATCTAACGCATTGATGCGATTGGAGATGGGCAACACCTCGAATATCAAATGGTTCGACGGGTTAGGTGCATACCGCATCAACTGGGGCCCAGGCTATCGCGTGTACCTGACCCAGGAAGGTAAACGCCTGATTATTTTATTTGGCGGTGGTGATAAATCCACTCAGAGAAAAGACACCAAGCAAGCGAAAAAATTAATTGCTGAATTCCGGGCCCGGAAGAAGACAGAAAGGAACATGAGGTAA
- a CDS encoding bifunctional cobalt-precorrin-7 (C(5))-methyltransferase/cobalt-precorrin-6B (C(15))-methyltransferase — protein sequence MTPWLTVVGIGEEGFKGLGKVARRALLGATRIVGAQRQLDLLPVCIRGERELWPSPFSLEPLLARRGEPVCVLASGDPMFYGVGASLAKQVPGEQMLVVPASSSCSLAAARMGWPLQEVVTLSLVARPLAALNVHLSTGVRLLLLSNDRHSPAAVAQLLCERGFGPSPMTVLEHLGGPAERRIDGTAAQWSDPDGADLNLIAVECRAEPSALRLSRLAGLPDSAFEHDGQLTKRDVRAVTLARLAPTPGELLWDVGAGSGSIGIEWMRAHPSCRALAIEADEGRQGLIERNRDTLGVPGLQLVRGRAPQALENLERPDAVFIGGGVTREGVLDACWAHLKPGGRLVANAVTLQSEMTLMDWRERHGGELTRIHIAQAQPLGEFDTWRQALPITLLDLTKPLDA from the coding sequence ATGACACCCTGGCTGACCGTAGTGGGCATCGGTGAAGAAGGCTTCAAGGGCCTGGGCAAGGTTGCTCGCCGTGCGCTGCTGGGGGCCACGCGGATCGTTGGGGCGCAGCGCCAGCTGGATCTGCTACCCGTGTGCATCCGCGGCGAACGGGAACTGTGGCCCAGCCCGTTTTCCCTGGAGCCGCTGCTGGCCCGCCGAGGCGAGCCGGTGTGCGTGCTGGCCAGCGGCGACCCGATGTTCTACGGCGTGGGGGCGAGCCTGGCGAAGCAGGTGCCTGGCGAGCAGATGTTGGTCGTCCCGGCATCGTCGTCCTGTTCGCTGGCGGCGGCGCGCATGGGATGGCCGTTGCAGGAAGTGGTCACGCTGTCGCTGGTGGCGCGGCCCTTGGCGGCGCTCAATGTGCATTTATCCACCGGCGTCAGACTGTTGCTGCTGAGCAATGACCGCCACTCTCCTGCCGCCGTGGCGCAGTTATTGTGCGAGCGCGGATTCGGCCCCAGCCCCATGACCGTCCTGGAACACCTCGGCGGCCCGGCAGAACGACGGATCGACGGCACTGCGGCGCAATGGTCCGATCCCGACGGCGCCGACCTGAACCTGATCGCCGTGGAATGCCGGGCCGAACCGTCCGCGTTGCGTCTGTCACGCCTGGCCGGCCTGCCGGACAGCGCGTTCGAACATGACGGCCAACTGACCAAACGCGACGTGCGCGCCGTCACCCTGGCGCGCCTTGCGCCCACTCCGGGCGAGTTGCTTTGGGATGTTGGCGCCGGCAGCGGCTCCATCGGCATCGAATGGATGCGCGCCCACCCCAGTTGCCGAGCCCTGGCCATCGAAGCCGACGAAGGCCGCCAAGGCTTGATCGAACGCAACCGCGATACCCTCGGCGTGCCCGGCTTGCAGTTGGTTCGCGGCAGAGCCCCACAGGCGTTGGAAAACCTGGAGCGTCCGGACGCGGTGTTCATCGGCGGCGGCGTCACCCGCGAAGGCGTGCTCGACGCTTGCTGGGCCCACCTCAAGCCTGGCGGCCGGCTCGTCGCCAACGCCGTGACCCTGCAAAGCGAGATGACGCTCATGGACTGGCGCGAACGTCATGGCGGCGAACTGACCCGGATCCACATCGCCCAGGCCCAGCCATTGGGTGAGTTCGACACCTGGCGCCAGGCCTTGCCGATCACCTTGCTGGACCTGACGAAACCTCTCGATGCGTGA
- the cobG gene encoding precorrin-3B synthase, with product MNERPSTNVIRPSGCPGLLRVVQALDGGICRIKLDGGSIRADQADAVAAAAEGFAGGVIEATNRGNLQIRGIGPRHGALIEQLLAAGLGPRTPAGDDVRNLMLSPSAGIDRQMLVDTRPLAARILVTLQTHERFHELSAKFAVQLDGGEAMAMLEHHHDLWLSALVCDGEPWLAFGLAGSPLDEPAGRVPLAQGHALVVAVLEQFLERARPDQTRMRHLLSEVPLDDFIAQLARRVPLQSCMGWQRDASIDGLHLGAHPQRDDRVYVGAAAPLGRLDAVMLRGAARLAREQGDASLRFTPWQSLLLPNLRREDADQVLARLEELGLLCSVDQPLAQLIACTGSSGCGNALANTKADARQLAELLQRQGQTLKIHLSGCPRSCAAAHIAPATLLAVAPGRYDLYFRDATLPGFGALQAHNLTIEALGHWLDARPRSPLDA from the coding sequence TTGAACGAACGTCCATCAACCAACGTCATACGCCCCTCGGGTTGTCCGGGTTTGTTGCGTGTCGTCCAGGCGTTGGACGGTGGGATCTGCCGGATCAAGCTCGATGGCGGTTCCATCCGGGCGGATCAGGCCGATGCGGTGGCTGCGGCGGCCGAGGGATTTGCCGGAGGCGTGATCGAGGCGACCAATCGCGGCAACCTGCAAATCCGCGGGATCGGTCCGCGGCACGGCGCGTTGATCGAGCAACTGCTGGCCGCCGGACTCGGCCCGCGAACGCCGGCCGGCGATGACGTGCGCAACCTGATGCTCAGCCCCTCGGCCGGGATCGACCGGCAGATGCTGGTCGATACTCGCCCGCTGGCCGCGCGGATCCTCGTTACCTTGCAAACCCATGAACGCTTCCATGAGCTGTCGGCCAAGTTCGCCGTGCAATTGGATGGCGGCGAAGCCATGGCGATGCTCGAACATCATCACGACCTTTGGCTCTCGGCCCTTGTTTGCGATGGCGAGCCCTGGCTGGCCTTCGGCTTGGCCGGATCGCCGCTGGATGAACCGGCGGGAAGGGTCCCGTTGGCCCAGGGGCATGCGTTGGTGGTGGCGGTGCTGGAGCAGTTTCTCGAGCGGGCTCGCCCGGACCAGACACGCATGCGCCATTTGCTGAGTGAAGTGCCCCTGGACGACTTCATCGCCCAGTTGGCCCGTCGCGTGCCGCTGCAATCGTGCATGGGTTGGCAGCGGGACGCCTCCATCGACGGGCTGCACCTCGGCGCCCATCCCCAGCGCGACGACCGGGTCTACGTGGGCGCGGCGGCGCCTCTTGGCCGGCTCGACGCCGTCATGCTGCGCGGCGCGGCACGATTGGCGCGGGAGCAGGGTGACGCCAGCCTTCGCTTCACCCCTTGGCAAAGCCTGCTGCTGCCCAACCTGCGCCGCGAGGATGCGGACCAGGTGTTGGCGCGTCTCGAGGAATTGGGCCTGTTGTGCTCGGTTGATCAGCCCCTGGCGCAACTCATCGCCTGCACCGGCTCCAGTGGCTGCGGCAACGCCTTGGCCAATACCAAGGCCGATGCCCGGCAACTGGCCGAGCTGCTGCAACGCCAGGGTCAAACCTTGAAGATCCATCTGTCCGGTTGTCCGCGTTCCTGCGCGGCAGCCCATATCGCGCCTGCCACTTTGCTGGCGGTGGCCCCCGGTCGTTACGACCTGTATTTTCGCGATGCGACGCTGCCGGGTTTCGGCGCGTTGCAGGCGCACAATCTGACTATTGAAGCGCTCGGCCACTGGCTCGACGCGCGCCCCCGGAGCCCCCTTGATGCTTGA
- a CDS encoding DNA-binding protein, producing MALTRSYKHTIAERAKRDPEFAQILLDEAATLFLNGEPEMARMILRDLVNATVGFEELSKETSKPSKSLHRMLSAKGNPSMDNLAAIFAVIRTTLGVDMQVHAVPAN from the coding sequence ATGGCTCTTACTCGAAGCTATAAACATACGATTGCCGAACGCGCCAAGCGTGATCCCGAGTTCGCTCAGATTTTGCTGGATGAAGCGGCAACCTTATTCTTGAATGGCGAACCAGAGATGGCGAGGATGATTCTTCGCGATCTCGTGAACGCCACTGTTGGCTTCGAAGAACTGTCCAAGGAAACTTCCAAGCCGAGCAAGAGCTTGCATCGAATGCTCTCAGCCAAGGGCAATCCAAGCATGGACAACTTGGCGGCAATATTCGCGGTCATTCGCACCACGTTAGGCGTCGACATGCAGGTGCATGCTGTTCCTGCAAATTGA
- a CDS encoding cobalt-precorrin-6A reductase has translation MKRILLLGGVTEALVIARTLGPRHIYSLAGVGRVPTDLTCQVRVGGYGGAAGLAQFIRDQGIDLLLDATHPYAAQISQNAADAARACGIPCWALRRPAWQPQAGDDWREVADWAELIQALKPFHRPLFTLGREPLQHLNEIPPEQFWTLRALDIYPANERCEVIGARGPFHIEGERELFERRQIDVLISKNSGSTATEPKLEVARERRVPVLVLKRPVLAGVDREFEKLDETLEALALLA, from the coding sequence ATGAAACGCATTCTGCTGCTGGGCGGCGTCACCGAAGCCCTGGTCATCGCCCGCACCCTTGGCCCCCGGCACATCTACAGCTTGGCGGGCGTCGGTCGCGTGCCCACGGACCTGACCTGCCAGGTCCGCGTCGGCGGCTATGGAGGTGCCGCGGGCCTGGCGCAATTCATCCGCGACCAGGGCATCGACCTGCTGCTGGACGCCACCCACCCCTACGCTGCGCAAATCAGCCAGAACGCCGCCGACGCCGCCCGCGCCTGCGGCATTCCGTGCTGGGCCCTGCGCCGTCCGGCATGGCAACCCCAGGCTGGCGATGACTGGCGCGAAGTGGCCGACTGGGCCGAACTGATCCAGGCCCTGAAGCCCTTCCACCGCCCTCTATTCACCCTCGGCCGCGAACCCTTGCAACATCTGAACGAGATTCCCCCAGAGCAATTCTGGACCCTGCGCGCCCTCGATATTTATCCCGCCAATGAACGCTGCGAAGTCATCGGCGCCCGCGGACCATTCCACATCGAAGGCGAGCGCGAGCTGTTTGAACGGCGGCAGATCGATGTGCTGATCAGCAAGAACAGCGGCAGCACGGCCACCGAGCCGAAGCTGGAAGTGGCGCGGGAGCGGAGGGTGCCGGTGCTGGTGTTGAAGCGGCCGGTGTTGGCGGGGGTGGATCGGGAGTTTGAGAAGCTTGACGAAACACTTGAGGCGTTGGCGCTTCTGGCCTGA